Proteins encoded within one genomic window of Paraglaciecola psychrophila 170:
- a CDS encoding tRNA1(Val) (adenine(37)-N6)-methyltransferase: MGFKFKRFTIEHDACAMKVGTDSIMLGSWVQTKSAQHILDVGSGSGLLAIMLAQKAQHNCLIDGIDIDVGAIAQAKSNAKNCPWALQLTFKNSSLQQFSTTTAYDLIVSNPPYFSINLSANKTHSTKSRINARQTVELNHPTLLKEVTKHLSSSGKFCCVLPFDTAKIFIVDAESVGLYCIQELHVRPNPQSDVTRLLLEFSRKKETKISTKLSIYNHLSSYSEDYIALCKDYYLNF, from the coding sequence GTGGGATTTAAATTTAAAAGATTCACTATCGAACATGACGCATGCGCTATGAAGGTAGGTACCGACAGTATTATGTTGGGTAGTTGGGTACAAACTAAAAGCGCTCAGCATATTTTAGATGTTGGTAGCGGCAGTGGATTGTTAGCCATTATGTTGGCTCAAAAAGCACAACATAATTGTTTGATAGACGGTATTGATATCGACGTTGGCGCGATTGCACAAGCTAAAAGTAATGCTAAAAACTGTCCGTGGGCACTTCAATTAACATTTAAAAATTCAAGTTTACAACAATTTTCAACTACTACCGCTTATGATTTAATTGTCAGCAACCCTCCCTATTTTTCAATAAATCTCAGCGCCAATAAAACTCATTCAACCAAAAGTCGAATTAATGCTCGGCAAACAGTAGAGTTAAATCACCCAACACTTTTAAAAGAAGTAACCAAGCACCTATCTTCTAGCGGTAAATTTTGCTGTGTACTGCCATTTGACACCGCTAAGATATTCATAGTGGATGCAGAATCGGTAGGGTTGTATTGTATTCAGGAACTTCATGTGAGACCAAACCCACAATCAGATGTGACGCGACTTTTACTCGAGTTTAGTCGAAAAAAAGAAACCAAAATCAGCACAAAACTTAGTATTTACAATCATCTAAGTAGCTATTCCGAAGACTATATTGCGCTTTGCAAAGATTATTACTTAAACTTTTGA
- a CDS encoding NAD(P)H-binding protein: MLKTALVLGGTGLVGKTLVEQLCRDHRYQTITCLVRKPLSKDFFSGNINKIEPIVVDFESLEDYQGYFGCQHIYVCLGTTIKKAGSKSAFRKVDFEYVHVAAQLARAQRAGSFVWISSVGASAKSNNFYLRVKGELENAIIGMSGLNNASAVRPSLLLGERKEMRPAEKLASALSPFLSPLLHGRLIKYKPVQAADVAAQMIRLQVF, from the coding sequence ATGTTGAAAACGGCTTTAGTTTTAGGTGGGACAGGTTTGGTTGGTAAAACATTGGTCGAGCAGCTCTGCCGAGACCACAGATATCAAACCATCACGTGTTTGGTACGTAAACCATTATCAAAAGATTTTTTTTCTGGAAACATCAATAAGATAGAGCCTATAGTTGTCGATTTTGAAAGCTTAGAGGATTATCAAGGTTACTTTGGTTGTCAGCATATTTACGTGTGTTTAGGCACCACAATCAAAAAAGCCGGCAGCAAGAGTGCATTTAGAAAAGTAGATTTTGAATATGTCCATGTCGCAGCTCAACTAGCTAGAGCACAACGTGCCGGAAGTTTTGTTTGGATTTCTTCAGTCGGCGCCAGTGCTAAAAGTAATAATTTTTACTTACGTGTAAAAGGTGAATTAGAGAATGCCATTATTGGCATGTCAGGTTTGAATAACGCCTCAGCAGTCAGGCCATCCTTGTTATTGGGAGAGCGAAAGGAAATGCGGCCTGCCGAGAAGCTTGCGAGTGCATTAAGTCCATTTTTATCACCATTGTTGCATGGCAGGTTAATAAAATATAAACCCGTTCAGGCTGCCGATGTGGCGGCTCAGATGATCCGTTTACAAGTGTTCTAA
- a CDS encoding DsbA family oxidoreductase translates to MYQHLKIDIVSDVSCPWCIIGYQALNQALANLAPDIQAKITWQPFELNPQMPKEGQDITEHITQKYGITEEQSEQNRAAIKERGLSVGYEFGNRGGGRIYNTFDAHRLLHWAHELGKQTELKLALFDLYFQQNGNPSDYQQLLSVVESLGLDVAEAKQILESDKYTADVRKQQQFYQSAGVSSVPAVIVNDKHLISGGQPTEVFEKALKQIADESITV, encoded by the coding sequence ATGTATCAACACCTAAAAATCGACATCGTATCCGACGTATCTTGCCCTTGGTGTATCATCGGCTATCAAGCATTGAACCAAGCTTTAGCCAATTTAGCCCCAGATATCCAAGCCAAGATTACTTGGCAACCTTTTGAACTCAATCCTCAGATGCCCAAAGAAGGACAGGACATTACTGAACACATTACGCAAAAATATGGCATTACTGAGGAGCAGAGTGAGCAAAACCGTGCGGCTATTAAAGAGCGGGGGTTGTCTGTGGGTTATGAATTTGGCAATCGTGGTGGCGGTCGAATTTATAATACTTTTGATGCGCACCGTTTATTACATTGGGCCCATGAGTTAGGCAAACAAACTGAGTTAAAACTAGCGCTATTTGATTTGTATTTTCAGCAAAATGGTAATCCTAGTGATTATCAGCAGTTATTATCTGTTGTTGAAAGTCTTGGATTAGATGTGGCTGAGGCGAAACAAATATTGGAATCAGATAAGTACACCGCTGATGTGAGAAAGCAGCAACAATTTTATCAATCCGCTGGTGTGAGTTCGGTGCCTGCTGTAATCGTGAATGATAAACACTTGATCAGTGGTGGACAGCCAACTGAGGTATTTGAAAAAGCGTTAAAGCAAATTGCAGATGAGAGCATTACTGTCTAG
- a CDS encoding M3 family metallopeptidase, whose protein sequence is MKIKLAALLSSAVIVALSACSENPPTKTQTTTPESEANIQQQNPLIAKYVGPYGGTPAFDKMALADLEPALEESMALNLAEIDAIVDNPQPANFQNTVVALEKAGSALSRVFSYWGIWSSNNNSPEFREIQKEMVPKISAFNSSITGNEKLFAKVKAVYQSEDLKDLSSEEQRVTWLTYNSFARNGATLIGEAKARYAAINQEVAGLQTQFANNILADEENYVLFLNDDQLSGLSESLISAAASAAKGLGKEGQYAITNSRSSMDPFLTYSNKRELREKVWKTYYSRANNGVEFDNNHLIKKILTLRDERVALLGYDNYSQWRLEDRMAKNPENAMDLMKKVWPAAIARVNEEVADMQAIADTQGAKIKIAPWDYRYYAEKVRKDKYSLDSDEVKQYLQLDKLREAMFYVAGRLFNFDFTPVPEGSVPVFHEDVKVWEVTDKTSGEHIGLWYLDPFGRKGKRSGAWATTYRSHTTFDGKKTVLSSNNSNFVKGADGEPTLISWSDAETYFHEFGHALHFLSATVAYPTSHSGVRDYTEFQSQLLERWLTTDEVINNYLVHYKTGKPIPAELVAKIKKAATFNEGFKTTEYLASAIMDLLYHTTDPAKIDPQAFEKEQLTALGMPDEVVMRHRSTQFGHVFSSEGYSSGYYGYMWAEVLTSDAAEAFVEAPGGFYDKDVSKKLVDHLFSIRNAMDPAEAYRLFRGRDAKVEALMRDRGFPVTQ, encoded by the coding sequence ATGAAAATAAAACTAGCAGCGCTATTAAGTAGTGCGGTGATAGTTGCGTTAAGTGCATGTAGCGAAAATCCCCCTACTAAAACTCAAACAACTACCCCCGAATCCGAAGCAAATATACAACAACAAAATCCATTAATAGCAAAATATGTAGGTCCTTATGGTGGTACACCTGCCTTTGACAAGATGGCGTTAGCAGACCTTGAACCCGCATTAGAAGAGAGTATGGCTCTCAATCTGGCTGAAATCGATGCCATAGTCGACAATCCACAGCCTGCGAATTTTCAAAACACCGTAGTGGCATTAGAAAAGGCCGGTAGCGCTTTAAGCAGAGTGTTTAGTTATTGGGGAATATGGAGCTCAAATAATAATAGCCCTGAGTTTCGTGAGATCCAAAAAGAAATGGTACCCAAAATTTCTGCATTCAATTCAAGCATCACAGGTAATGAAAAACTATTTGCTAAAGTGAAAGCAGTTTACCAAAGTGAGGACTTAAAAGACTTAAGCAGCGAAGAACAGCGAGTCACATGGCTTACCTATAATAGTTTTGCTCGCAACGGCGCAACACTAATAGGTGAAGCCAAAGCGAGGTATGCAGCAATTAACCAAGAAGTAGCCGGTTTACAGACCCAATTTGCTAATAACATATTAGCTGACGAAGAAAACTATGTGTTATTTCTAAATGACGACCAGTTGTCGGGCCTTTCAGAATCACTGATCTCGGCTGCTGCGAGCGCAGCAAAAGGTCTAGGTAAAGAAGGGCAATATGCCATTACCAACTCTCGATCATCTATGGATCCATTTTTAACTTACTCTAACAAGCGGGAACTGAGAGAGAAGGTATGGAAAACCTATTACAGCCGAGCCAATAATGGTGTTGAATTTGATAATAACCATCTCATCAAAAAAATTCTTACTTTACGGGATGAACGTGTTGCACTGCTAGGTTACGACAATTACTCGCAGTGGCGCTTAGAAGACAGAATGGCAAAAAACCCAGAAAATGCCATGGACTTGATGAAAAAAGTTTGGCCAGCAGCCATTGCACGTGTGAATGAAGAAGTGGCAGATATGCAGGCGATAGCAGATACACAAGGGGCTAAAATTAAAATAGCGCCTTGGGACTATCGCTATTACGCCGAAAAAGTCCGCAAAGACAAATATTCTCTTGATTCTGATGAAGTGAAACAATACCTACAATTAGATAAGTTACGCGAAGCGATGTTCTATGTTGCAGGTCGATTATTTAACTTTGATTTTACACCTGTACCAGAAGGTTCAGTACCGGTATTCCATGAAGATGTTAAAGTGTGGGAAGTCACAGACAAGACCTCCGGTGAACATATTGGTTTGTGGTATCTCGACCCATTTGGCCGCAAAGGAAAGCGCTCGGGCGCTTGGGCCACCACCTATCGCAGCCATACTACATTTGATGGTAAAAAGACGGTGCTTTCCTCTAACAATTCCAATTTTGTAAAAGGAGCCGATGGCGAACCTACATTGATATCTTGGAGTGATGCAGAAACTTACTTCCACGAGTTTGGTCATGCCTTACACTTTTTATCTGCCACCGTTGCTTATCCCACTTCACATTCTGGGGTGCGAGATTACACTGAATTTCAATCTCAATTACTAGAGCGTTGGTTAACCACAGACGAAGTGATTAATAACTATTTGGTACATTACAAAACGGGCAAACCTATCCCAGCTGAATTAGTAGCTAAAATCAAAAAAGCTGCCACCTTTAATGAAGGTTTTAAGACCACTGAATATTTGGCCTCGGCCATTATGGACTTGTTATACCACACCACTGATCCTGCCAAAATCGATCCCCAAGCCTTTGAAAAAGAACAATTAACCGCTCTGGGCATGCCAGACGAAGTGGTTATGCGTCATCGCAGTACACAGTTTGGCCACGTATTTTCTAGTGAAGGATATTCCTCTGGGTATTATGGCTACATGTGGGCTGAAGTACTCACTTCTGACGCAGCAGAAGCCTTTGTTGAAGCCCCTGGTGGTTTCTACGACAAAGATGTGAGTAAAAAACTAGTTGATCACTTGTTTTCTATTCGTAATGCAATGGATCCAGCTGAAGCTTATCGTTTATTCCGCGGACGTGATGCTAAAGTTGAAGCACTGATGCGAGATAGGGGCTTCCCAGTCACTCAGTAA
- a CDS encoding histidine phosphatase family protein produces the protein MSIYLIRHGQTNGNRDRILQTPDTPLSNLGHQQAKQLAQAFQDISVENIICSDYIRTQQTAAPLHAIQQSSFSLQPLLRERSFGDLRGKAYADIDADIFDESYAPPNGETQHQFIERVNLVWKFVLETYKNMQGSLVVMTHGLVLRELIKQHLIVDDAMSPLSDFQNTCITQVNGTDKKTILRFCDARHLNKESTAGGAV, from the coding sequence ATGTCTATCTATCTGATCCGCCACGGCCAAACAAACGGCAACAGAGATAGAATTCTACAAACGCCTGATACCCCTCTTTCAAATCTGGGACACCAACAAGCCAAGCAACTTGCTCAGGCGTTTCAGGATATTTCTGTAGAGAATATAATCTGCAGTGACTATATACGCACCCAACAAACAGCAGCCCCCCTTCATGCAATACAACAATCTTCGTTTAGCCTACAACCGTTGCTTAGGGAAAGAAGTTTTGGCGATTTACGGGGCAAGGCTTATGCAGATATTGATGCTGACATTTTTGATGAAAGTTATGCCCCACCCAACGGTGAAACCCAGCACCAGTTTATAGAGCGAGTTAATCTTGTGTGGAAATTTGTTTTGGAGACCTATAAGAACATGCAAGGGAGTCTAGTTGTTATGACTCATGGCTTAGTACTGCGTGAACTGATTAAGCAACACTTGATCGTTGATGACGCTATGTCACCACTGTCAGACTTTCAAAATACATGTATTACTCAAGTAAATGGAACAGATAAAAAAACAATATTACGATTCTGCGATGCACGGCATTTGAATAAGGAAAGTACGGCAGGGGGTGCGGTTTAA
- the purU gene encoding formyltetrahydrofolate deformylase has protein sequence MQQTFRLVIDCPDQIGLVAAVSQFLAQQNATIVEANHHTDQQTGRFFMRHEIKAESMSMSLQNIKQSFEPIAEKFQMHWKIADSHKKQKVVMLASHESHCLMDILHRWHSGELHCDIPCIISNHPQMKQFADWHNIPFHWVDFKDQPKEKAFAEVEKLIEAYQADLTVLARFMQIIPDHLCKKLAGKAINIHHSFLPSFAGAKPYLQAYNRGVKLIGATCHYVTSDLDEGPIIEQEVMRISHSDTSADMVRKGKNCEKTALANGVRYHLEDRVIIHKSKTVVFA, from the coding sequence ATGCAACAAACGTTTAGGTTAGTCATTGATTGCCCAGATCAAATAGGGTTAGTCGCAGCAGTAAGTCAGTTTTTGGCTCAACAAAATGCCACTATCGTCGAGGCTAACCATCATACTGATCAGCAAACGGGGCGATTTTTTATGCGCCACGAGATCAAAGCCGAATCAATGAGTATGAGTTTGCAAAACATAAAGCAATCTTTTGAGCCTATTGCTGAAAAATTTCAAATGCATTGGAAAATTGCTGATTCACACAAAAAACAAAAAGTAGTGATGTTGGCAAGCCACGAATCTCATTGCTTAATGGATATTTTACACCGCTGGCACAGTGGTGAATTACACTGCGATATTCCTTGTATTATTTCTAATCATCCGCAAATGAAACAATTTGCAGACTGGCACAATATTCCCTTTCACTGGGTAGATTTTAAAGACCAACCAAAAGAAAAGGCCTTTGCTGAGGTAGAGAAACTCATAGAAGCCTATCAAGCTGATTTAACCGTTCTTGCTAGATTTATGCAGATTATCCCCGATCACCTTTGCAAGAAGTTAGCGGGCAAAGCAATTAATATTCATCACAGCTTTTTACCTTCTTTTGCCGGTGCTAAACCTTATTTGCAAGCTTATAACCGTGGCGTTAAGTTAATCGGAGCCACCTGCCATTATGTGACTAGCGATTTAGATGAAGGCCCAATTATCGAACAAGAAGTTATGCGTATTAGCCATAGCGATACGTCAGCCGACATGGTGCGTAAAGGTAAAAACTGTGAAAAAACCGCATTAGCTAATGGTGTGCGTTACCATCTAGAAGATCGTGTGATTATTCACAAGAGCAAAACAGTGGTATTTGCTTGA
- the thpR gene encoding RNA 2',3'-cyclic phosphodiesterase yields MRAFFGLSPDVNTKLAIQAWRNKAFPHFNAPVPAANFHVTLAFLGQVSPKQLDALCEAVEHISEIHTFDISLNQVGYWSKPKALWLGCKETQKEHLQLVKNLSQIANSIGLQLPKQDYIAHLTLARKCSVNPPAALIEPAFTWRNAEFHLYESVSGNKGVSYHIRHTWPLAKLFAFRTV; encoded by the coding sequence ATGCGGGCATTTTTTGGTTTATCACCCGACGTTAACACTAAGTTAGCGATACAGGCTTGGCGTAATAAAGCCTTCCCTCACTTTAATGCACCAGTACCTGCTGCTAATTTTCATGTCACGTTAGCATTTTTAGGCCAGGTTTCCCCTAAACAGCTTGACGCATTATGTGAGGCCGTCGAGCATATTTCTGAGATACACACTTTTGATATTTCGCTTAACCAAGTAGGTTATTGGTCAAAACCAAAAGCCCTTTGGTTGGGCTGCAAAGAAACTCAAAAAGAACATCTACAACTTGTAAAGAATCTGTCTCAAATAGCTAATTCAATAGGTTTGCAACTACCTAAACAAGATTATATTGCACACCTTACTCTTGCCAGAAAGTGCTCGGTGAACCCACCAGCAGCTTTAATCGAACCAGCATTTACCTGGCGAAACGCGGAGTTTCATCTATACGAATCAGTATCAGGTAACAAAGGCGTGTCTTATCATATTAGGCATACATGGCCATTGGCTAAATTGTTTGCCTTTAGAACAGTCTGA
- the hrpB gene encoding ATP-dependent helicase HrpB: MLPVQHILAALHKQLINGDAIVVAPPGAGKSTCLPLSLLKLDAFKDKKIILLQPRRIAVRNIAAYLASQLGESVGQTVGYRIRGEVKVSANTRLEIVTEGILTRMLQNQPDLPDVGLVIFDEFHERSVHADFSLALCIEVQQTLRDDLRLLVMSATLDVAALIELLPAAKLLESKGKSYPVDIIYQPDNSKLPLFEKISRLVIQVFPNHQHDCLVFLPGAFEINKAAERLSQHFADEVEVFKLFSELSKSEQQRALLPHPAGKRKIVLATNIAETSLTIEGIEFVIDSGVEKKAIFQLNRGINHLQSQKISQASATQRAGRAGRLAAGSCYRLWSKEQHGRLAQQIMPEIMHSDMSSFILESAVWGAEVKALALQDHPSDAQLSQGFALLSQLELFDNNNKLTALGRKAHGLGCHPSLAVMLVKSKQLSPEHLSMACAIAALIENKDPMGRHASGASLSARLHFVLQQKNHVIWQAIRQWHAKLASRLLAWPIEDTAVLIGFAYPQWLAKQRKDERYQLVNGSGAILYQDDALTIQPWLAVANMQTNDRQQDNAQIRYAESLTLLQLEQHFDYLIEKNERVDWDPQNQRIVSELQKTLGKIVIHKQPIKRPSEKHILSIWQDVIHDKGITNLPFNDEVQQLIYRVQFAASFSGAIAFPDFTESGLLTSIDSWLMPYLRDTLTWQQFSQCDFLQQLLNELDYAQQQYLDKQFPKRLALPSGTSAQLTYSADKTVMLSVRMTELYGLKLHPTVAQQQIPIIVELLSPAGRPIQTTQDLPRFWQGSYKEVQKDMKGRYPRHFWPDDPANAQATTRTKKG; encoded by the coding sequence TTGTTACCTGTTCAACATATTTTAGCTGCGCTACATAAACAACTAATTAACGGTGATGCCATAGTTGTGGCTCCCCCCGGTGCGGGAAAGTCTACGTGTTTGCCTTTGTCCCTACTTAAATTAGATGCGTTTAAAGATAAAAAAATCATTCTATTACAACCAAGGCGTATCGCTGTTAGAAATATTGCCGCATATTTAGCCAGCCAATTAGGTGAGTCTGTTGGACAAACGGTAGGTTATCGCATAAGAGGTGAGGTGAAGGTAAGCGCTAACACACGCTTGGAAATAGTTACTGAAGGTATTCTAACCCGAATGTTACAAAATCAACCTGATTTACCTGATGTAGGTTTAGTGATTTTTGATGAATTTCATGAACGCAGTGTACACGCCGATTTTTCACTGGCACTGTGTATTGAAGTGCAACAAACACTTCGAGACGATTTACGTTTATTAGTGATGTCGGCTACGCTTGATGTTGCAGCGCTAATAGAATTGTTACCCGCAGCTAAATTGTTAGAGTCTAAGGGTAAAAGTTATCCAGTTGATATTATTTATCAGCCCGACAATTCAAAGCTACCTCTGTTTGAAAAAATCAGTCGGCTGGTTATCCAGGTTTTTCCTAATCATCAGCATGACTGTTTGGTGTTTTTACCCGGTGCTTTTGAGATTAACAAAGCCGCAGAGCGTTTGAGCCAGCATTTCGCAGATGAAGTTGAGGTCTTTAAATTATTCTCTGAATTATCTAAAAGTGAACAGCAGCGCGCATTGTTACCCCACCCAGCAGGCAAACGAAAAATTGTCTTAGCGACCAATATTGCTGAAACCAGTTTAACCATAGAAGGCATTGAATTTGTCATCGACAGTGGTGTTGAGAAAAAAGCTATTTTTCAACTGAATCGCGGTATTAACCACCTGCAAAGCCAAAAAATATCCCAAGCATCGGCTACTCAGAGGGCCGGAAGAGCAGGGCGACTTGCCGCCGGCAGTTGTTATAGGCTCTGGAGTAAAGAGCAGCACGGTAGGTTAGCTCAACAAATTATGCCCGAGATCATGCATAGTGATATGAGTAGTTTTATTTTGGAAAGTGCAGTTTGGGGGGCAGAGGTTAAGGCGCTTGCGTTGCAAGACCATCCCAGTGATGCGCAACTATCTCAAGGCTTTGCACTTTTAAGCCAGCTTGAATTATTTGATAACAACAATAAATTGACTGCTTTAGGGCGCAAAGCACATGGTTTAGGTTGCCACCCCAGTCTCGCTGTTATGTTAGTGAAAAGTAAGCAGTTGAGCCCAGAACATTTGAGTATGGCCTGTGCTATAGCGGCATTAATAGAAAACAAAGACCCCATGGGCAGACACGCTAGTGGGGCTAGCTTATCTGCCCGATTACATTTTGTTCTACAGCAAAAAAATCATGTTATTTGGCAAGCAATTCGCCAATGGCATGCAAAACTGGCGTCTAGACTTTTGGCTTGGCCAATCGAGGATACAGCTGTGTTAATAGGTTTTGCTTACCCGCAATGGTTGGCAAAACAGAGAAAAGATGAACGATATCAGCTGGTAAATGGAAGTGGTGCGATATTGTATCAAGATGATGCGTTAACCATACAACCTTGGTTAGCTGTCGCCAATATGCAAACTAACGATCGACAACAAGACAATGCCCAAATCCGTTATGCGGAGTCGTTAACGCTGTTGCAGCTTGAACAACATTTTGATTATTTGATTGAAAAAAATGAGCGAGTTGACTGGGATCCTCAAAACCAAAGAATAGTATCAGAACTTCAAAAAACTTTAGGCAAGATAGTTATCCATAAACAACCCATCAAACGGCCTTCTGAAAAGCATATTTTGAGTATTTGGCAAGATGTAATACATGACAAAGGTATAACAAATCTTCCTTTCAATGACGAAGTGCAGCAACTTATTTATCGTGTTCAATTTGCGGCGAGTTTTTCTGGTGCAATAGCATTTCCAGATTTCACTGAATCAGGATTACTCACATCCATTGATAGTTGGCTGATGCCCTACTTACGGGATACATTGACTTGGCAACAATTTTCTCAATGTGATTTTCTTCAACAACTGCTAAATGAATTGGATTACGCACAGCAACAATATTTGGACAAACAGTTTCCTAAAAGATTAGCGTTACCTAGTGGCACGAGTGCGCAGTTGACTTATAGCGCCGACAAAACTGTGATGTTATCAGTACGTATGACTGAACTATATGGCTTGAAGCTTCACCCAACGGTTGCACAACAACAAATTCCTATTATTGTTGAGTTACTTTCTCCTGCAGGCCGACCCATACAAACTACCCAAGATCTGCCGAGATTTTGGCAAGGAAGTTACAAAGAAGTACAAAAAGATATGAAAGGCCGTTATCCTCGCCATTTCTGGCCAGATGATCCGGCGAATGCACAAGCCACAACGCGCACAAAAAAAGGATGA